A single window of Candidatus Zixiibacteriota bacterium DNA harbors:
- a CDS encoding pitrilysin family protein yields the protein MRQTVAAVLLAALLSACAALEVPGGLERAAPRAALRVPFETFTLENGLRVILSEDRTAPVYTLCVVYDVGSRDERPGRTGFAHLFEHMMFQGSANVGKGEHFLLVQNSGGSANGTTNAERTNYFETLPSNQLELGIFLEADRMRALEVTQANFDNQRHAVQEERRLSYDNRPYGRTVEAVHELAYDGFAYKHSTIGSMADLSAATLEEARNFYRSYYAPNNAVLVLVGDFERATALELIRRYFGAIPPHPRPPPPPAIEAEQAAERRRTIVDDFARTPRVDIVYRTVPGNTADWYALRVLGEVLAGDLSSRLYRKLVKELEVAVRVSSGPEEKRGTSLFWISLALRPGRDPEAVERIVYEELERLAREPVEEWELEKVRLRQRRQQAESLYSSRSRALSLGHYAVYYGDPDLINKVSDLLARVGPQDIQRVVTRYFKQNNRSVVWTLPKGGPAASSGG from the coding sequence ATGCGCCAAACCGTTGCCGCCGTGCTTCTGGCGGCGCTGCTTTCCGCCTGCGCGGCTCTGGAGGTTCCGGGAGGGCTAGAGCGCGCCGCCCCGCGTGCGGCGCTGCGTGTGCCGTTCGAGACGTTCACGCTCGAGAACGGACTGCGGGTCATTCTCTCCGAAGACCGCACGGCGCCGGTTTACACCCTCTGCGTCGTCTACGACGTCGGATCGCGCGACGAGCGTCCAGGCCGCACCGGATTTGCCCATCTGTTCGAGCACATGATGTTCCAGGGATCGGCGAACGTGGGCAAGGGCGAGCACTTTCTCCTGGTGCAGAACAGCGGCGGCAGCGCCAACGGCACCACCAACGCCGAGCGCACCAACTATTTCGAGACGCTGCCGTCGAACCAGCTCGAGCTGGGAATCTTTCTGGAGGCCGACCGCATGCGGGCGCTCGAGGTCACGCAGGCCAATTTCGACAATCAGCGGCACGCCGTCCAGGAAGAGCGGCGCCTGAGCTACGACAACCGGCCGTACGGCAGAACCGTGGAGGCGGTGCACGAGCTGGCCTACGACGGCTTCGCCTACAAACACTCGACGATCGGCTCGATGGCCGACCTGAGCGCGGCGACTCTGGAGGAGGCGCGGAATTTCTACCGGAGCTATTACGCCCCGAACAACGCGGTCCTGGTGCTGGTCGGCGATTTCGAGCGTGCGACCGCGCTCGAGCTGATCCGCAGGTACTTCGGCGCGATCCCGCCGCACCCGCGGCCGCCACCGCCGCCGGCGATCGAGGCCGAGCAGGCCGCGGAGCGGCGCCGGACGATCGTGGACGATTTCGCGCGGACGCCGCGCGTCGACATTGTTTACCGCACGGTTCCCGGGAATACGGCCGACTGGTACGCCTTGCGAGTGCTTGGAGAGGTTCTCGCCGGCGATCTCTCCTCGCGACTCTACCGAAAGCTCGTCAAGGAGCTGGAGGTGGCGGTCCGGGTTTCGAGCGGACCGGAGGAAAAGCGCGGAACCTCTCTCTTCTGGATCTCGCTGGCGTTGCGTCCCGGGAGGGACCCGGAGGCGGTCGAGCGGATCGTTTACGAGGAGCTGGAGCGGCTGGCCCGCGAGCCGGTGGAGGAGTGGGAGCTGGAGAAGGTTCGCCTCCGCCAGCGTCGGCAGCAGGCCGAGTCCCTCTACAGCAGCCGTTCCCGCGCCCTCTCCCTCGGCCATTACGCTGTCTATTACGGAGACCCGGATTTGATCAACAAGGTGTCCGACCTGCTGGCGCGGGTGGGGCCGCAGGATATTCAGCGGGTTGTGACTAGGTACTTCAAGCAGAACAATCGGTCAGTGGTCTGGACGCTGCC
- a CDS encoding ATP-dependent DNA ligase translates to MDDVTFAEFCALCARLEATRSRLDKVAWCGDFLRRLSVSEVPWAIAFLTARPFPASDPRVLEVGWAAVRAAEEAAPAAVATLSMLDVAEGFGKIASRSGKGSRLAKAEALRELFAKATLPEREFLKRILQGEMRIGLHDGLVQEAIAAAFGAPLSLIRRAGLFLSDLSEVARIAATEGVAGLERVGIKLFVPLLPMLSETAEDFVEILEAHGGRTALEYKYDGARIQIHKEGPRVRIWSRRLTEVTQSLPDIVEVAGAMRAGSCILDAEVVALGRNGRPLAFQELMRRFRRVHGIERSAAEVPLGLYAFDCLLLDGEPLIDRPYAERWERLRQATDERYLAERQIVSDIDSGRAFLQRALDAGHEGVMAKQLESPYAPGSRGKRWFKLKPAVTVDCVILAADRGSGRRRGWLSNYHLAVVDDAGGFAPVGKTFKGLTDAEFKTMTARLEQLRVADDGYTVTVKPEVVVEVAFNEIQRSPQYSSGFALRFARIVRVREDKRPDQATTLAEVRQLFERQFLTKSRFEI, encoded by the coding sequence ATGGATGACGTGACATTCGCCGAGTTCTGTGCTCTCTGCGCCAGGCTCGAAGCGACGCGAAGCCGGCTGGACAAGGTCGCCTGGTGCGGGGATTTCTTGCGCCGGCTTTCCGTTTCGGAAGTTCCGTGGGCGATCGCGTTTTTGACCGCGCGGCCGTTTCCGGCTTCCGATCCGCGGGTCCTCGAGGTGGGGTGGGCCGCCGTGCGCGCGGCGGAGGAAGCCGCGCCGGCCGCGGTCGCCACCCTGTCGATGCTGGACGTGGCGGAGGGATTCGGGAAGATCGCATCCCGCAGCGGAAAAGGGTCGCGCCTCGCCAAAGCGGAAGCGCTCCGCGAGCTTTTCGCAAAAGCGACGCTGCCCGAGCGGGAGTTCTTGAAGAGAATTCTGCAGGGTGAGATGCGCATCGGGCTGCACGACGGCCTGGTGCAGGAAGCGATCGCCGCCGCGTTTGGGGCGCCGCTCTCCCTGATTCGACGCGCCGGACTGTTCCTGTCCGACCTTTCCGAGGTCGCCCGCATCGCGGCGACGGAAGGTGTCGCGGGGCTGGAGCGTGTCGGGATCAAGCTTTTCGTGCCGCTGCTGCCGATGCTTTCGGAGACGGCGGAGGATTTTGTCGAGATCCTCGAGGCGCACGGAGGGAGAACGGCGCTCGAATACAAGTACGACGGGGCCCGCATCCAGATCCACAAAGAGGGACCGAGGGTCCGGATATGGAGCCGCCGCTTGACCGAGGTGACGCAAAGCCTTCCCGACATCGTCGAGGTCGCCGGCGCCATGCGCGCCGGCTCGTGCATTCTCGACGCCGAGGTCGTGGCTCTGGGGCGGAACGGCAGGCCGCTCGCCTTCCAGGAGCTGATGCGCCGGTTTCGCCGCGTTCACGGGATCGAGCGGAGCGCCGCAGAGGTGCCGCTGGGGCTGTACGCGTTCGATTGTCTTTTGCTCGACGGCGAGCCGTTGATCGACCGTCCCTACGCCGAGCGCTGGGAACGGTTGCGGCAGGCGACGGATGAACGCTACCTCGCCGAGCGGCAAATCGTGTCGGACATCGATTCCGGGCGGGCGTTCCTGCAACGGGCGCTGGATGCCGGCCACGAGGGGGTCATGGCGAAGCAGCTGGAAAGCCCGTACGCGCCGGGGAGCCGGGGAAAGCGGTGGTTCAAGCTCAAGCCGGCGGTGACCGTCGACTGCGTCATTCTCGCCGCGGATCGCGGGAGCGGAAGACGCCGCGGCTGGCTCTCCAACTATCACCTTGCGGTCGTGGACGACGCGGGCGGCTTCGCGCCGGTGGGCAAGACGTTCAAGGGGCTTACCGACGCGGAGTTCAAAACGATGACGGCGCGGCTGGAACAACTTCGGGTCGCGGATGACGGCTACACGGTTACGGTCAAGCCCGAAGTGGTGGTGGAAGTGGCTTTCAACGAGATCCAGCGGAGCCCGCAGTACAGCTCCGGGTTCGCGCTCCGCTTTGCGCGGATCGTGAGGGTTCGCGAGGACAAACGGCCCGACCAGGCAACGACGCTGGCGGAGGTCCGCCAGCTGTTCGAGCGCCAGTTTCTGACCAAGAGTCGCTTCGAGATCTGA
- a CDS encoding amidohydrolase family protein — MSQRNATRIIDGDGHVIEDNAAIAARMSSPYREIALRKGVIFPPLDHLHTGRAVETPPQRDQRPPVGPQGWLDFLDDVGIDWTVLYPTVALAYGKIVSLDYAVEAARAYNDWLYDTYLRFSPRFKGMALIPMQDPEEAAKELRRAVTRLGMLGAMMPSNGLPQPLGAKVYWPVYAEADRLGCCLAVHGGVHDRFGMDHMNMYVPVHALGHPWGLAVSCASILYNGIFDRFPRVRIAFLEGGVAWLLLLLERLHASHETHFQYIPPGEFGIREAEEPSDYLKKQIADDRFFLGVETEELTMPFAVRVVGNKPFLYSSDFPHEVTNESCKHDIGHLLESEAISAEDKAAMLHGNAERFYRPSL; from the coding sequence ATGAGCCAGCGAAACGCCACCCGAATTATCGACGGCGACGGTCACGTGATCGAGGACAACGCGGCGATCGCGGCGCGAATGTCCTCCCCTTATCGCGAGATCGCGCTGCGCAAGGGGGTGATCTTCCCGCCGCTGGATCATCTCCACACCGGCCGCGCCGTCGAGACCCCGCCGCAGCGCGACCAGCGCCCGCCGGTCGGACCGCAGGGATGGCTGGATTTTCTCGACGACGTCGGCATCGACTGGACGGTGCTCTATCCGACCGTGGCCCTCGCGTACGGCAAGATCGTGAGCCTCGACTACGCCGTCGAGGCCGCGCGCGCCTACAACGACTGGCTTTACGACACCTATTTGAGGTTCAGTCCGCGCTTCAAGGGAATGGCCCTGATCCCGATGCAGGACCCGGAAGAGGCCGCCAAGGAGCTCCGCCGCGCCGTGACCCGCTTGGGCATGCTCGGCGCCATGATGCCGTCCAACGGGTTGCCGCAGCCGCTCGGAGCGAAAGTCTACTGGCCCGTCTACGCGGAAGCGGACCGCCTGGGCTGCTGTCTGGCGGTCCATGGCGGGGTGCACGACCGCTTCGGCATGGATCACATGAACATGTACGTTCCGGTCCACGCTCTCGGCCATCCGTGGGGTCTCGCCGTGAGCTGCGCGAGCATCCTGTACAACGGCATCTTCGACCGTTTCCCGCGGGTCCGCATCGCGTTCCTCGAAGGCGGCGTCGCCTGGCTGCTTCTCCTGCTCGAGCGCCTGCATGCGTCTCACGAGACGCACTTCCAGTACATTCCGCCCGGCGAATTCGGGATCCGCGAGGCCGAAGAGCCGAGCGACTATCTCAAGAAACAAATCGCCGACGATCGCTTTTTCCTGGGCGTCGAGACCGAGGAGCTGACGATGCCGTTCGCCGTCCGGGTGGTGGGAAACAAGCCCTTCCTTTACTCGAGCGACTTTCCGCACGAGGTCACCAACGAAAGCTGCAAGCACGATATCGGGCACCTGCTGGAGAGCGAAGCGATCAGCGCCGAAGACAAGGCGGCGATGCTCCATGGCAACGCCGAACGGTTTTACCGGCCGTCGCTCTGA
- a CDS encoding zinc-binding dehydrogenase produces the protein MRDCRAAVITAHNEPLEIRRVPIPELEPGAMLVRIEVSTLCGTDVHRWHGPLGDGDTLPIITGHEPCGVVEEIRGERTDILGNPVRPGDRIVWSYVACGSCYYCSVALQPCICPGRASWGHNRADRFPYLLGSCAEYMYVPPPCLIIKVPEEVSSESAAASACAYRTVMHGFDRLGAVKSHETVLIQGSGPLGNFAAAVAREHGAKKVLVIGAPAPRLQVARKMGADAVLDLGEVTEEAERRRWVQDHTEGRGADIVIQVANSAAVPEGLAMLRPGGRYVHIGVGGRAAIPVERLPQEMTLYTIRSAEPRHWLQAIDFLASRRGTFPFEEMISATYSLDQINEAMQAMASYRVVKAAIRLR, from the coding sequence ATGAGAGACTGCCGCGCCGCGGTGATCACCGCGCACAATGAACCGCTCGAAATCCGGCGGGTCCCCATCCCCGAGCTGGAACCCGGCGCCATGCTGGTGCGGATCGAGGTTTCGACCCTGTGCGGCACGGACGTGCACCGCTGGCACGGCCCGCTCGGCGACGGCGACACCTTGCCGATCATCACGGGACACGAGCCCTGCGGCGTCGTCGAGGAGATCCGCGGCGAGCGCACCGATATCCTCGGCAATCCGGTCCGGCCCGGCGACCGGATCGTCTGGAGCTACGTCGCCTGCGGCTCGTGCTACTACTGCAGCGTCGCGCTGCAACCGTGCATCTGTCCGGGACGCGCGTCGTGGGGCCACAACCGCGCCGATCGCTTCCCCTACCTCCTCGGGAGCTGCGCCGAGTACATGTACGTGCCGCCACCGTGCCTGATCATCAAGGTTCCCGAGGAGGTCTCTTCCGAGTCGGCCGCCGCCTCGGCCTGCGCCTATCGCACGGTGATGCACGGCTTCGATCGCCTGGGAGCGGTCAAGAGCCACGAAACCGTGCTCATCCAGGGCAGCGGCCCGCTGGGGAACTTCGCCGCTGCGGTGGCCCGGGAGCACGGAGCGAAGAAGGTCCTGGTGATCGGCGCTCCCGCCCCCCGCCTGCAGGTCGCACGCAAGATGGGCGCCGACGCAGTCCTCGATCTCGGGGAGGTGACCGAAGAAGCAGAGCGCCGGCGCTGGGTGCAAGACCACACCGAGGGGCGCGGGGCGGACATCGTCATCCAGGTCGCCAACAGCGCCGCCGTTCCCGAGGGGCTGGCCATGCTTCGGCCCGGCGGTCGCTACGTCCACATCGGAGTGGGCGGCAGGGCCGCGATCCCGGTTGAACGCCTGCCCCAGGAGATGACGCTTTACACGATCCGTTCCGCGGAGCCGCGTCACTGGCTCCAGGCGATCGATTTCCTGGCGTCGCGTCGGGGAACTTTCCCCTTCGAAGAGATGATCAGCGCTACGTATTCTCTGGACCAGATCAACGAAGCGATGCAGGCAATGGCGAGCTACCGGGTCGTCAAGGCGGCCATCCGGCTTCGCTAG